GGGTAATACCCCCGTCGGGCAGGTGGCGCAGGATATCGTGTACCGCCAGATTCAGCTGATGAAGTCCCTGCCGCGGGAAGCAGCCGATCGCGGGATGGACATACAACAGCGCGCAATGCAGGCGGTTATTACTGGTGAACGTCCGGACGAGCTCTATGAGATGATCATGGCCTCCGGTGACGTGGCCGCCAGCAGGGCGCAGCTGATTGCCCGTACAGAGATTGGACGAGCTACCGGCGCGCTAACGCAGGCCAGAGCTCTTTCGGTTGGCTCAGAGGGCTACTGGTGGCGTATCGAAGGGGCCGGCACGCGAGATTCTCACCGCAAGATGAAAGATAAATTTGTGCGCTGGGATAACCCGCCGACGCTGGACGGTATGACCGGACACGCCGGATGTTTGCCGAACTGCAAATGCTGGCCTGAAGTACAGATTCCTGCACCGAGAAAATGAAAAATACGGCTTTGAGCATTCATTTCATGCGAACTGCAATACCCGCGAAATGTTATGAAAATGTTGTATTCGGAAACGCCGATTTTCAGCCCAGTTAATCGCTACTTTTACGGCTTTAAGGGGACTTTTTAATCG
This sequence is a window from Oceanidesulfovibrio indonesiensis. Protein-coding genes within it:
- a CDS encoding phage head morphogenesis protein; the encoded protein is GNTPVGQVAQDIVYRQIQLMKSLPREAADRGMDIQQRAMQAVITGERPDELYEMIMASGDVAASRAQLIARTEIGRATGALTQARALSVGSEGYWWRIEGAGTRDSHRKMKDKFVRWDNPPTLDGMTGHAGCLPNCKCWPEVQIPAPRK